A window of the Synechococcus sp. JA-3-3Ab genome harbors these coding sequences:
- a CDS encoding AAA family ATPase → MEEKKQYIRQTEILEFYSPSETLQNVVGLENLKAWIRERRNSFSAQARDYGLPSPKGILLAGIQGTGKSLCAKTIAREWRMPLLRLDVGRLFGGIVGESESRVRQMIQIAEAMAPCVLWIDELDKAFGGINSEFSGDSGTSKRVFGSLITWMQEKTKPVFIVATANNVRILPAELLRKGRFDEIFFVNLPNQREREEIFTSPHPATAA, encoded by the coding sequence TTGGAAGAAAAAAAGCAATACATCCGCCAAACGGAAATCCTAGAATTTTACAGCCCTTCGGAAACCTTGCAAAATGTCGTCGGCCTGGAAAACCTCAAGGCCTGGATTAGAGAACGCCGCAACAGTTTTAGCGCTCAGGCCCGCGACTATGGCTTGCCCAGTCCCAAAGGGATTTTGCTGGCCGGGATCCAAGGCACTGGCAAATCCCTCTGCGCCAAAACCATAGCCCGCGAGTGGCGCATGCCTCTGCTTAGGTTGGATGTGGGGCGGCTGTTCGGTGGGATCGTTGGCGAAAGCGAAAGCCGCGTGCGGCAGATGATCCAAATTGCCGAGGCGATGGCCCCCTGTGTCTTGTGGATTGACGAATTGGATAAAGCCTTTGGCGGCATCAACAGCGAGTTTTCTGGGGATTCAGGCACCAGCAAACGGGTCTTTGGCAGCCTCATTACCTGGATGCAGGAAAAGACCAAACCCGTTTTCATTGTGGCCACTGCCAACAACGTCCGCATCTTGCCGGCTGAGTTGCTGCGCAAAGGTCGGTTTGACGAGATTTTCTTTGTCAATTTGCCAAACCAACGAGAGCGGGAGGAGATCTTTACAAGTCCACATCCAGCGACTGCGGCCTAA
- the purF gene encoding amidophosphoribosyltransferase, translated as MAAKAGAEPSSAQAGLQERPAEFWNSQEGPKEACGVFGILAPGEEVAKLTYFGLFALQHRGQESAGIATFEGAFCRVHKAMGLVSQVFDPVNLGQLSGDLAVGHTRYSTTGSSRAANAQPIIVETRLGPLALAHNGNLVNAEELRQELEAADRHLTGSTDSECIAHAIAQAVNQGQGWVEATCQALRRCRGAFSLVIGTPEGLIGARDPYGVRPLVLGFLSRNPAKQELLQPQMLGILCSDGKPNHPEAQPLHCVLASETCALDIIGAEYLRQVEPGELVWISRQGLQSVRWAEATPKLCIFEMIYFARPDSCMHGESLYSYRVRLGEQLAKEAPAEADWVISVPDSGTPAAIGYARQAGIPYTEGLIKNRYVGRTFIQPTQSMRERGIRMKLNPLEDVLRGQRIVIVDDSIVRGTTSQKIVKALRQAGATEVHMRISSPPVTHPCFYGIDTDSQDQLIAARYSVAEIAEKIGVDSLAYLSWEGMLAATGRDPNSFCSACFTGHYPIPVPEGLKRSKLALETAASRKNR; from the coding sequence ATGGCAGCGAAGGCGGGAGCAGAACCATCTTCAGCGCAAGCAGGGCTGCAAGAGCGACCTGCTGAATTCTGGAACAGCCAGGAAGGGCCCAAAGAGGCCTGCGGGGTGTTTGGCATTCTGGCTCCCGGCGAGGAGGTGGCCAAGCTGACCTATTTTGGGCTGTTTGCCCTGCAGCATCGAGGCCAGGAATCGGCGGGCATCGCCACCTTTGAGGGGGCCTTTTGCCGAGTGCACAAGGCGATGGGGTTGGTTTCCCAAGTTTTTGACCCGGTAAATCTGGGCCAACTGAGCGGCGACTTGGCGGTGGGCCACACCCGCTACTCCACCACCGGCTCCAGCCGCGCCGCCAACGCTCAGCCGATCATTGTGGAAACCCGCCTGGGGCCGCTGGCTTTGGCCCACAATGGCAATTTGGTCAACGCCGAAGAGCTGCGGCAAGAGCTGGAAGCTGCCGACCGCCACCTCACCGGCAGCACCGACTCGGAGTGTATTGCCCACGCCATTGCCCAGGCGGTCAATCAGGGCCAAGGCTGGGTGGAAGCCACCTGTCAGGCTCTGCGCCGCTGCCGCGGGGCCTTTAGCCTGGTCATCGGCACGCCAGAAGGGCTGATCGGGGCGCGGGATCCCTACGGCGTGCGCCCGCTGGTGTTGGGGTTTTTGAGCCGCAACCCCGCTAAGCAGGAGCTGCTGCAGCCGCAGATGCTGGGGATCCTCTGCAGCGACGGCAAGCCCAACCACCCCGAAGCCCAGCCGCTGCACTGCGTGTTGGCTTCGGAAACCTGTGCGTTGGATATCATCGGGGCGGAGTATCTGCGCCAGGTGGAGCCGGGAGAGCTGGTGTGGATCAGCCGGCAAGGGTTGCAATCGGTGCGCTGGGCCGAGGCCACCCCCAAGCTCTGCATCTTCGAGATGATCTACTTTGCCCGCCCCGACAGTTGCATGCACGGGGAGAGCCTCTACTCCTACCGGGTGCGGCTGGGGGAACAACTGGCCAAGGAAGCGCCGGCAGAGGCCGACTGGGTGATCTCGGTGCCCGATTCTGGCACGCCGGCAGCCATCGGCTATGCCCGCCAGGCAGGGATCCCCTACACGGAGGGGCTGATCAAAAACCGCTATGTGGGCCGCACCTTCATTCAGCCTACCCAGTCGATGCGGGAGCGGGGCATTCGCATGAAGCTCAACCCCCTGGAAGACGTGCTGCGGGGGCAGCGGATTGTGATCGTGGACGACTCGATTGTGCGGGGCACCACCAGCCAAAAGATCGTCAAGGCCCTGCGCCAGGCGGGGGCCACCGAAGTTCACATGCGCATCTCCAGTCCGCCGGTTACCCATCCCTGCTTCTACGGCATCGACACGGACAGCCAAGACCAGTTGATTGCCGCCAGGTATTCGGTGGCAGAAATTGCCGAGAAAATCGGGGTGGACTCTTTGGCCTACCTGAGCTGGGAAGGCATGCTGGCCGCTACGGGCCGGGATCCCAATTCCTTCTGCTCCGCTTGCTTTACCGGCCACTACCCCATTCCTGTCCCAGAGGGGCTAAAGCGCTCCAAGCTCGCTCTGGAGACAGCAGCCAGCCGCAAAAATCGCTAG
- the def gene encoding peptide deformylase, with translation MTLRLRQLGDPILTQVAEPVAEFGTPALQNLIEEMLATLKEAQGVGLAAPQVGFPLQVIIVASRPNPRYPDAPQMEPLVMVNPRPLACSEEQVLGWEGCLSVPNCRGLVARSREVEVEYHTPEGSRQRVVWRDFPARIFQHEYDHLRGRLFLDRQPQQLLSEADYQAQILAQPPA, from the coding sequence ATGACCTTGCGCCTGCGCCAACTGGGGGATCCCATCCTGACTCAAGTGGCTGAGCCGGTCGCCGAGTTTGGGACGCCGGCTTTGCAAAACCTAATTGAAGAGATGCTCGCCACTTTGAAAGAGGCCCAAGGGGTGGGCTTGGCGGCCCCTCAGGTGGGATTCCCCCTCCAGGTCATCATCGTAGCCTCCCGTCCCAACCCTCGCTATCCTGATGCACCCCAGATGGAGCCGCTGGTCATGGTTAACCCCCGCCCCCTAGCTTGCAGCGAGGAGCAGGTGCTGGGGTGGGAAGGGTGCTTGAGCGTGCCCAACTGCCGCGGCCTGGTGGCCCGTTCCCGCGAGGTGGAGGTGGAGTACCACACCCCTGAGGGATCCCGGCAGCGGGTGGTCTGGCGGGATTTTCCGGCGCGCATCTTCCAGCACGAATACGATCACCTCAGGGGCCGATTGTTCCTAGATCGGCAGCCGCAGCAACTGCTCTCTGAGGCCGACTACCAAGCCCAGATTTTGGCCCAGCCCCCTGCCTGA
- a CDS encoding thiol-disulfide oxidoreductase DCC family protein, with protein MPYMVIYDGLCNLCATGVQLLERLDRGQQFRYAPMQDGATLAQWGIPPEQMELGMILIDLEQPQRRWQGSAAIEQIAALLPSGEVWLALYRNFPGLKVLGDRGYEQIRDHRYEWFGRRNTPYLSVYPACVSCRDPLADNP; from the coding sequence ATGCCCTACATGGTTATCTACGACGGCCTCTGCAACCTCTGTGCCACCGGCGTTCAGCTCTTGGAGCGCCTGGATCGCGGCCAGCAGTTTCGCTACGCCCCCATGCAGGATGGAGCTACCCTGGCCCAGTGGGGGATCCCGCCAGAGCAGATGGAATTGGGGATGATCCTGATCGACCTGGAGCAGCCGCAGCGCCGCTGGCAGGGATCCGCTGCCATTGAACAAATTGCCGCCCTTTTGCCGAGCGGGGAGGTGTGGCTGGCTCTGTACCGCAACTTTCCTGGCTTGAAGGTTCTGGGGGATCGAGGCTACGAACAGATCCGGGATCACCGCTACGAGTGGTTTGGCCGCCGTAACACCCCATACCTATCTGTCTACCCTGCTTGTGTTTCCTGCCGGGATCCCTTGGCTGACAACCCATAA
- a CDS encoding LamG domain-containing protein, protein MRKSSTFVLVFGSMMLAMSAAIAHAQSNSNPATSCQTGGVTPGPIACWPMNDSNGSTVLQEVIGGNNAGPVRSPVGAAQAPQPIAGQFGGAIDFVKFPGSGLTGAVVTNTSGALPFIGQGDFSIVTWIKFPPTSASAPPSGPGGRHYILNKYDAPQKKGYALYVIRPSGSNSSYLEFLWGDGVSTSPQTLQSSTPITPNQWHLVAVTFARNVGSNSLVVTLYVDGAPNGTYMSTAPWGSLVNNLAIMMGYQPSSVDEPIALDELQIYNRALTANEISQIYNAGSGTQPPCVQPPSGMVAWWPLDETSGTTAADIAGFPNNGTHVNGPTPVSGKVAGALRFDGVNDHVRVPDHAELNVGTGNFTLDAWVRTGSSGLIVLVDKRSGPTPQGYSLFLVNGRLGFQRANGVGSSVCAATPTPGRACVNYVAPPTSPNVADGQWHHVAAVVDRANATSGVRLYVDGVQVFAGSPLTGNLDNTSDLYLGMRTPAQNGGGFLPGDLDEVELIKRALTQQEIQAIFNAGSAGKCKCVQPPLGMVAWYRMDGNANDSGGSNNPSATNAISFVAGKDGQGVTFSPGGYIEIPHSPALAPQRFTIDAWVKPQGPGPNNDFWGSVIVQKGLPLPAGHTAQSVSLWWSSNQQKFLFGIGTSSPPTNVAVSSNTFPATNTNWYHVAATYDGSTMKLYVNGNLEASKPFTSSITYDPSIPWTIGSTAAPYRALGAPRTFNGVIDEVEIFNRALSQAEIQAIYKSGKCK, encoded by the coding sequence ATGAGAAAATCGTCTACTTTTGTTCTAGTTTTTGGATCGATGATGCTGGCGATGAGCGCCGCCATCGCGCACGCACAATCAAACTCTAATCCGGCCACTTCATGTCAGACTGGTGGTGTTACGCCAGGGCCCATCGCTTGTTGGCCGATGAATGATTCGAACGGAAGCACCGTCCTGCAGGAGGTAATCGGCGGTAACAATGCGGGACCAGTGAGGTCGCCTGTCGGCGCTGCACAAGCGCCGCAACCGATCGCAGGCCAATTCGGCGGCGCGATCGACTTCGTCAAATTCCCAGGATCAGGGTTAACCGGAGCTGTAGTTACCAACACGAGTGGGGCTTTGCCATTCATCGGACAGGGTGACTTCTCCATTGTTACTTGGATAAAATTCCCGCCTACTTCGGCTTCGGCGCCTCCTTCGGGTCCGGGTGGGCGACACTACATCCTCAACAAGTACGACGCCCCGCAGAAAAAAGGCTACGCGCTCTACGTCATCCGTCCCTCGGGTAGCAATTCATCCTATTTAGAGTTTCTATGGGGGGACGGCGTCAGCACCTCGCCCCAAACGTTGCAATCAAGCACGCCGATCACGCCCAATCAGTGGCACTTGGTCGCCGTGACCTTTGCGCGCAACGTCGGCAGCAATTCGCTCGTCGTCACCTTGTACGTGGATGGCGCGCCGAATGGCACCTATATGAGCACGGCGCCGTGGGGTTCGCTCGTCAACAACCTCGCCATCATGATGGGCTACCAACCGAGTTCGGTCGACGAACCCATCGCCCTCGACGAATTGCAGATTTATAACCGTGCACTGACAGCGAATGAGATTTCTCAGATATACAATGCTGGTTCAGGCACGCAGCCGCCTTGCGTGCAACCGCCGTCGGGTATGGTCGCGTGGTGGCCGCTGGATGAGACCTCGGGAACAACGGCTGCCGATATTGCAGGATTCCCCAACAACGGAACGCATGTGAATGGTCCGACGCCAGTATCCGGAAAGGTTGCTGGTGCGCTCCGATTCGATGGCGTAAATGACCATGTGCGCGTACCTGACCATGCCGAGCTGAATGTTGGCACTGGCAATTTCACGCTGGATGCGTGGGTGCGCACAGGTTCTTCAGGCCTGATCGTGCTCGTGGACAAGCGTAGTGGTCCCACACCGCAGGGGTACTCGCTCTTCCTCGTCAATGGCCGATTGGGATTCCAGAGAGCTAATGGTGTTGGGAGTTCGGTTTGCGCCGCCACCCCTACACCAGGTCGTGCGTGCGTAAACTACGTTGCTCCACCGACGAGCCCAAATGTCGCTGATGGTCAGTGGCACCATGTGGCGGCGGTGGTGGATCGGGCGAACGCAACCAGTGGTGTGCGCCTCTACGTGGACGGTGTCCAGGTGTTTGCCGGTTCGCCACTGACGGGGAATCTGGACAACACAAGCGACCTGTATCTGGGCATGCGAACGCCAGCCCAAAATGGCGGCGGCTTCCTCCCTGGCGATCTTGACGAAGTAGAGCTCATCAAGCGTGCGCTCACGCAGCAAGAGATTCAAGCGATCTTCAATGCCGGCTCTGCGGGCAAGTGCAAATGCGTGCAACCGCCGTTGGGTATGGTCGCGTGGTACCGGATGGATGGGAATGCGAACGATTCCGGAGGCTCCAACAATCCTTCGGCGACCAACGCAATCAGCTTCGTCGCGGGCAAGGACGGTCAAGGCGTGACGTTCAGCCCGGGCGGTTACATCGAGATCCCGCACTCGCCCGCGCTGGCCCCCCAGCGGTTCACCATCGACGCATGGGTCAAGCCGCAAGGCCCCGGACCGAACAATGACTTCTGGGGGAGCGTCATCGTACAGAAGGGTTTGCCGCTGCCAGCGGGGCACACGGCCCAGTCCGTCTCCCTTTGGTGGAGCTCGAACCAGCAAAAATTCCTCTTCGGAATTGGGACCTCCTCGCCGCCAACGAACGTTGCTGTTTCATCCAACACGTTCCCAGCTACGAATACAAATTGGTACCACGTCGCCGCAACCTACGACGGCAGCACCATGAAGCTCTATGTCAACGGCAACCTCGAAGCGTCGAAGCCGTTCACATCGTCCATTACTTACGACCCTTCGATTCCCTGGACCATCGGCTCGACAGCGGCTCCATACCGCGCCCTCGGTGCCCCGCGCACCTTCAACGGTGTCATCGACGAGGTGGAGATCTTCAACCGGGCACTGTCGCAAGCGGAAATTCAAGCCATCTACAAATCCGGGAAGTGCAAATAA
- a CDS encoding AAA family ATPase, which translates to MPALNRIGTIREDEAVICVLKDFNPTLRNPERSDNYPVIRYLKTLARQSRSSRKSIILMGPEAVVPSDLREEMVVCDFPLPSTSEIERIITSVIPPNLLQVSGLALEQLIRACQGLTRQRVERILVRALAAKGKVSEGDIDLVLEEKKQYIRQTEILEFYNPSETLQNVGVENLKAWIRERRNSFSVQAHAYGLPSPKGILLVGIQGTGKSLCAKTIAREWRMPLLRLDVGRLFGGIVGESESRVRQMIQIAEAMAPCVLWIDELDKAFGGVNSEFSGDSGTSKRVFGSLITWMQEKTKPVFIVATANNVRILPAELLRKGRFDEIFFVNLPNQREREEIFQVHIQRLRPNRVRDFAYPELAMASENFSGAEIEQTIYDAMHMAFNQDPPREFTQEDILGAIRQTVPLAAIARDQIQDLKAWAAESGARTASRDQHLVHELQTLVQKRGLGPIEVDSPSSFKFSN; encoded by the coding sequence ATGCCTGCCTTGAACCGCATCGGCACCATCAGAGAAGATGAAGCAGTGATTTGTGTCTTGAAAGACTTTAACCCTACCCTGAGAAATCCAGAACGCTCGGATAATTATCCCGTCATTCGCTACCTGAAAACTTTAGCTAGGCAGAGCCGCAGCAGCCGCAAATCCATTATTCTCATGGGGCCAGAAGCAGTTGTACCCTCAGACCTGAGAGAAGAAATGGTGGTCTGTGACTTTCCCTTGCCCAGCACTTCTGAAATTGAACGAATTATCACCAGCGTTATCCCTCCTAATCTACTGCAGGTGAGCGGTCTTGCTCTTGAGCAACTGATCCGAGCCTGCCAAGGACTTACCCGACAGCGTGTCGAGCGGATTCTGGTCCGCGCCTTGGCTGCCAAGGGCAAGGTCAGCGAAGGGGATATTGATCTCGTTTTGGAAGAGAAAAAACAATACATCCGCCAAACTGAGATTCTGGAGTTTTACAATCCCTCTGAGACTCTGCAAAATGTCGGAGTGGAAAACCTCAAAGCTTGGATTAGAGAGCGCCGCAACAGCTTTAGTGTCCAGGCCCATGCCTATGGCCTACCAAGCCCCAAAGGGATTTTGCTGGTTGGCATTCAGGGTACTGGCAAGTCCCTATGTGCCAAAACCATCGCCCGCGAGTGGCGCATGCCCTTGCTCAGGCTGGATGTGGGGCGACTCTTCGGCGGGATCGTCGGCGAAAGCGAAAGCCGCGTGCGCCAGATGATCCAAATTGCCGAAGCCATGGCCCCTTGTGTGTTGTGGATTGATGAGTTGGATAAAGCCTTTGGCGGCGTCAACAGCGAGTTTTCAGGGGATTCGGGCACCAGCAAGCGGGTCTTCGGCAGCCTGATCACCTGGATGCAGGAAAAAACCAAACCCGTTTTTATTGTTGCCACCGCCAACAATGTCCGCATCTTGCCGGCCGAGCTGCTGCGCAAAGGCCGGTTTGACGAAATTTTCTTCGTCAATTTGCCCAACCAACGGGAGCGGGAGGAGATCTTCCAAGTCCACATCCAGCGGCTGCGGCCCAACCGCGTGCGGGATTTTGCCTACCCTGAGCTGGCCATGGCCAGCGAAAACTTCAGCGGCGCAGAAATTGAGCAGACCATCTACGATGCCATGCACATGGCCTTCAACCAGGATCCGCCCCGCGAGTTTACCCAGGAGGATATTCTCGGCGCCATTCGCCAAACCGTTCCCCTGGCCGCCATCGCCCGCGACCAGATTCAAGACTTGAAAGCGTGGGCTGCCGAGTCCGGGGCCCGAACGGCCTCCCGAGATCAACACCTTGTGCACGAGCTGCAAACCCTGGTGCAAAAAAGAGGGCTGGGCCCCATCGAAGTCGACAGCCCCTCCTCATTTAAGTTTTCTAACTAA
- a CDS encoding NAD(+) kinase, whose protein sequence is MSKPKAGILYNDAKPAAKRSSETLSRWFQEQGWEVCVAPNWGGILGYAKPDSPVCLTKVDSLAPAGFDESMKFAVVLGGDGTVLAAARQLAPKGIPLLAVNTGHLGFLTETYLTHLEEAAKAAIAGEYILDRRSMLLVQAYRGNELRWEVLSLNEMVLHREPLTSMCHFEVTIGDHSPLDVAADGIILATPTGSTAYALSAGGPVITPGLPVLQLIPICPHSMASRALVFPDSEEVWISPASPQPLVLVADGNAGCYILPEDQIRVVRAPYCTDLIRLRRPEFFRVMREKLGWGLTYASKPTSVELP, encoded by the coding sequence ATGAGCAAGCCCAAAGCCGGGATCCTCTACAACGACGCCAAGCCCGCCGCCAAGCGCAGCAGCGAAACCCTGTCCCGCTGGTTTCAGGAACAGGGTTGGGAAGTCTGTGTCGCACCCAACTGGGGCGGCATCCTTGGCTACGCCAAGCCCGACAGTCCCGTCTGCTTGACCAAGGTGGACAGCCTGGCCCCCGCCGGCTTTGACGAGAGCATGAAGTTTGCCGTGGTGCTGGGGGGAGACGGCACCGTTTTGGCAGCAGCCCGGCAACTGGCCCCCAAAGGGATCCCCTTGCTGGCCGTGAACACGGGCCACCTGGGCTTTCTGACAGAGACCTACCTAACCCACCTGGAGGAGGCGGCCAAGGCAGCCATTGCTGGCGAGTACATTCTCGATCGCCGCAGCATGTTGCTGGTGCAGGCCTACCGCGGCAACGAATTGCGCTGGGAGGTGCTCAGCCTCAACGAGATGGTGCTCCACCGCGAGCCCTTGACCAGCATGTGCCACTTTGAAGTAACCATTGGGGATCACTCACCGCTGGATGTGGCTGCCGACGGCATTATTTTAGCCACCCCCACCGGTTCCACCGCCTATGCCCTTTCTGCGGGAGGGCCGGTCATCACTCCCGGCCTGCCGGTGTTGCAGTTGATCCCTATCTGTCCCCACTCGATGGCCTCACGGGCTCTGGTCTTTCCCGATTCGGAAGAGGTATGGATCAGCCCCGCCAGCCCTCAGCCGCTGGTTTTGGTAGCGGACGGCAATGCCGGCTGCTACATCCTGCCAGAAGACCAAATTCGCGTTGTCCGCGCCCCCTACTGCACAGATTTGATTCGCCTACGCCGACCGGAGTTTTTCCGCGTCATGCGGGAGAAATTGGGCTGGGGCCTAACCTACGCCTCCAAGCCCACCTCGGTAGAGCTGCCTTAG
- the ispE gene encoding 4-(cytidine 5'-diphospho)-2-C-methyl-D-erythritol kinase, whose protein sequence is MQACTLIARAKINLYLEILGSRPDGYSEVAMILQSITLADRVHLQRRPHGILLICDHPEVPADARNLAYRAAELLQRECRAELGVEIQLEKQIPVAAGLAGGSADAAAVLVGLNQLWGLGLTVGELQSLAARLGSDIPFCVQGGTQLATGRGEVLQPLADWEGIPLLLAKPRHLGVSTAWAYQAFRAHRAASLPSAGASLPTLPQVLAALERRDLLALARSLRNDLEQPVLAEHAIVGKLRQALLEAGALGSLMSGSGPTVFGIMASLERAAQARDSLCHHFPEVDFWVTQFAPTGILLEPDPQALRLP, encoded by the coding sequence ATGCAAGCCTGTACCCTGATTGCCCGCGCCAAGATCAATCTCTACCTAGAAATCCTCGGCTCCCGCCCCGATGGCTATTCCGAGGTGGCCATGATCCTACAGAGCATCACTTTGGCGGATCGCGTGCATCTCCAGCGCCGTCCCCACGGGATCCTCTTGATTTGCGATCACCCGGAAGTGCCGGCAGATGCCCGCAACCTGGCCTACCGCGCGGCTGAGCTGCTGCAAAGGGAATGTCGGGCTGAGCTGGGAGTGGAGATCCAGCTGGAAAAACAGATCCCAGTAGCAGCGGGCTTGGCGGGCGGCTCAGCGGATGCGGCGGCAGTTTTGGTGGGTCTGAACCAGCTTTGGGGCCTGGGCCTGACGGTAGGAGAACTGCAGAGCTTGGCGGCCCGTTTGGGATCCGATATTCCCTTTTGTGTGCAGGGGGGGACGCAGTTGGCTACGGGACGGGGAGAAGTTTTACAGCCGCTGGCCGACTGGGAAGGGATCCCGCTGCTGTTGGCCAAGCCCCGGCATCTAGGGGTTTCCACCGCCTGGGCCTATCAGGCCTTTCGCGCTCACCGTGCCGCTTCCTTGCCTTCTGCTGGAGCCTCTCTGCCGACCTTGCCCCAAGTCCTCGCTGCTCTGGAGCGTCGGGATCTGCTGGCCTTGGCCCGCAGTTTGCGCAACGACCTGGAGCAGCCAGTTTTGGCCGAGCACGCTATCGTGGGAAAATTGCGCCAGGCCTTGCTCGAGGCAGGAGCGCTGGGATCCCTGATGTCGGGCTCAGGGCCGACGGTGTTTGGGATCATGGCCAGCCTGGAGAGGGCCGCCCAAGCCCGTGACAGTCTGTGCCACCACTTTCCAGAGGTGGATTTCTGGGTAACCCAGTTTGCTCCCACCGGTATTCTGCTGGAGCCGGATCCCCAGGCCCTCCGTCTCCCCTAG
- the leuC gene encoding 3-isopropylmalate dehydratase large subunit, protein MSERTLFDKVWDAHTVRVLPSGQTQLFIGLHLIHEVTSPQAFAMLRERNLPVLFPERTVATVDHIIPTDNRTRPFADPLAEEMIQELERNCRQYRIRFYNSGSGQQGIVHVIAPEQGLTQPGMTIACGDSHTSTHGAFGAIAFGIGTSQVRDVLATQTLALSKLKVRRIEVHGRLGPGVYAKDVILHIIRKLGVKGGVGYAYEYGGSTIEAMSMEERMTLCNMSIEGGARCGYVNPDAVTFEYLKGREFAPQGSDWEEAVAWWQSLASGPDAVYDDVVVFQAAEIAPTVTWGITPGQSIGVDERIPAPEELPESERELAKEAYAYMGLRPGDPIVGTPVDVCFIGSCTNGRLSDLREAAKIAKGQRVAPGVKAFVVPGSERVKQEAEREGLREIFEAAGFEWRDPGCSMCLAMNPDRLVGRQISASSSNRNFKGRQGSPSGRTLLMSPAMVAAAAVSGKVVDVRELL, encoded by the coding sequence ATGAGCGAGAGGACGTTGTTCGACAAAGTCTGGGACGCCCATACGGTGCGGGTTTTGCCCTCGGGGCAGACGCAGTTGTTCATCGGCCTGCACCTCATCCACGAGGTCACCAGCCCCCAGGCTTTTGCCATGCTGCGGGAGCGCAATCTGCCAGTTCTTTTTCCAGAGCGGACGGTGGCGACGGTAGATCACATTATCCCCACCGACAACCGGACGCGACCTTTTGCGGATCCCTTGGCAGAGGAGATGATCCAGGAGCTGGAGCGCAACTGTCGCCAATATCGCATCCGCTTCTACAACAGCGGCTCCGGCCAGCAGGGGATCGTGCATGTGATTGCGCCGGAGCAGGGGCTGACGCAGCCGGGGATGACCATTGCCTGCGGCGATAGCCACACGTCTACCCATGGGGCCTTTGGGGCCATTGCCTTCGGCATCGGCACCAGCCAGGTGCGGGACGTGCTGGCCACCCAAACTCTGGCCTTGTCCAAGCTCAAAGTGCGCCGCATCGAGGTGCACGGCAGGTTGGGGCCGGGGGTTTACGCCAAGGATGTGATCCTCCACATCATCCGCAAGCTGGGGGTCAAAGGCGGGGTGGGCTACGCCTACGAATACGGCGGCAGCACCATCGAGGCCATGAGCATGGAGGAGCGCATGACCCTCTGCAACATGTCCATCGAGGGGGGAGCCCGCTGCGGCTACGTCAATCCCGACGCGGTAACCTTTGAGTATCTAAAGGGACGGGAGTTTGCTCCTCAGGGATCCGACTGGGAGGAGGCAGTGGCCTGGTGGCAAAGCCTGGCCAGCGGCCCCGACGCCGTCTACGACGACGTGGTGGTGTTTCAGGCCGCAGAGATCGCCCCCACCGTAACCTGGGGAATCACCCCTGGTCAGAGCATTGGGGTGGACGAGCGGATCCCGGCACCGGAAGAGCTGCCGGAAAGCGAGCGGGAGCTGGCCAAGGAAGCCTATGCCTACATGGGCTTGCGGCCGGGGGATCCCATCGTGGGCACGCCAGTGGATGTCTGCTTCATTGGCAGTTGCACCAACGGCCGCTTGAGCGATTTGCGGGAGGCGGCCAAGATTGCCAAAGGACAGCGAGTAGCGCCTGGAGTGAAGGCGTTTGTCGTGCCCGGCTCGGAGCGGGTCAAGCAGGAGGCGGAACGCGAGGGCCTGCGCGAGATCTTTGAGGCGGCAGGGTTTGAGTGGCGGGATCCCGGCTGCTCCATGTGTTTGGCCATGAACCCAGACCGCCTCGTAGGCCGGCAGATTAGCGCCTCTTCTTCCAACCGCAACTTTAAGGGTCGCCAGGGATCCCCCAGTGGGCGCACCCTGCTCATGAGCCCGGCCATGGTGGCGGCGGCGGCCGTGAGCGGCAAAGTGGTGGACGTGCGGGAACTGCTCTAG